A genomic window from Tolypothrix sp. PCC 7910 includes:
- a CDS encoding LOG family protein → MTSSASFDTLESLQADIAELIDRLPTLKNQQLIKQALATIVRLADSNIERLDWKILSASLADMERGFQLFYDYRHVRKVTIFGSARLAPETPEYNMALQFARAVSQLGFMVMTGGGGGIMQAGHEGAGRENSFGLNIQLPFEQQANPFIEGDAKLINFKYFFTRKLFLLKESDAVALFPGGFGTQDEAFECMTLSQTGKFGPVPLVLIDHPGGDYWRSWSDYIDRQLVQKGLVSPDDPSLYTVTDNMDVACNAITRFYQVYHSSRYVGDQLVIRLTTDLSNTEVEKLNASFSDILVKGKIEKSQALSQEGQDETVNLPRLVLYFNQHDLGRLYQMIAVINQMGVHTIEETGHPERK, encoded by the coding sequence ATGACTTCATCTGCGTCGTTTGATACATTAGAGTCTCTACAGGCGGATATCGCTGAATTAATTGATCGGTTACCGACGTTAAAAAATCAGCAACTCATCAAACAGGCACTGGCTACCATAGTGCGTCTGGCTGATAGTAACATTGAGCGCCTTGATTGGAAAATATTATCTGCTTCTCTAGCAGATATGGAACGGGGTTTTCAACTCTTTTATGACTACCGACACGTTCGTAAAGTAACAATTTTTGGTTCGGCTCGTTTAGCACCAGAAACCCCAGAATATAACATGGCATTGCAGTTTGCTCGCGCTGTTTCCCAACTGGGATTTATGGTAATGACTGGCGGTGGTGGTGGAATAATGCAAGCTGGTCATGAAGGCGCTGGGCGCGAAAATTCTTTTGGCTTAAATATTCAATTACCTTTTGAGCAACAGGCGAACCCGTTTATTGAGGGTGATGCTAAGCTGATTAATTTTAAATATTTTTTCACCCGTAAACTATTTTTGTTGAAAGAAAGTGATGCTGTAGCTTTGTTTCCTGGTGGTTTTGGCACCCAAGATGAAGCTTTTGAGTGCATGACATTAAGCCAAACGGGTAAATTTGGCCCAGTACCTTTAGTTTTAATCGATCACCCTGGTGGCGATTACTGGCGGTCTTGGAGTGACTACATTGATCGGCAATTAGTGCAAAAAGGTCTTGTGAGTCCTGACGACCCCAGCCTTTACACAGTCACAGACAACATGGATGTCGCTTGTAATGCTATTACCCGTTTTTACCAGGTTTATCACTCTAGTCGTTATGTAGGCGATCAGTTAGTGATTCGCTTGACAACAGATTTATCCAACACTGAAGTCGAAAAACTCAATGCTAGCTTCAGCGACATTTTGGTTAAAGGAAAGATTGAAAAAAGCCAAGCATTATCACAAGAAGGGCAAGATGAGACAGTTAATCTACCCCGTCTTGTTTTGTACTTCAATCAACACGATTTAGGGCGCTTGTATCAAATGATTGCTGTTATCAATCAGATGGGTGTTCATACAATAGAGGAGACAGGACATCCAGAAAGGAAATAG